The Streptomyces lienomycini sequence TGCTGCTGAGCAATGACGGCACCCTGCCGCTGGACCGGCCTCGCCGCATCGCCCTGCTCGGTCCCAACGCCGACGAGCCCACCGCCGTACTCGGCTGCTACTCCTTCCCCCAGCACATCGGCGTCCGCCACCCCGGGACCCCGCACGGCATCGAGTTGCCGACGCTGCACGACACCCTCGCCGCAGAGTTCCCCGAGGCCGAGATCACGTTCTCCCGGGGCACCGGGATCGACGACGGGGAGCTCACCGGCATCCCGGAGGCCGCATGCGTGGCACGCGAGGCCGACATCGCCGTCGTGGTGCTCGGGGACCGCGCCGGGCTCTTCGGGAGGGGCACCAGCGGGGAGGGGTGCGACGCCGAGACGCTGGCACTGCCGGGGGCGCAGCAACAGCTGCTCGACGCCCTGCTCGACCAGCAGACCCCCGTGGTCACCGTGCTGCTCGCTGGGCGGCCGTACGCACTCGGGCGTGCCGTGGGGGAGGGCGCCGCGATCGTGCAGTCCTTCTTCCCGGGGGAGGAGGGCACGCACGCGATCGCCGGTGTGCTCAGTGGCCGCGTCAATCCCTCCGGGAGGCTTCCGGTCAGCGTGCCGAGCGGGCCGGGTTCGCAGCCGACCACCTACCTCGGCGCGCGGCTCGCCCACGCCGGAGCAGTGTCGAACGTCGACCCGACGCCCGCGTTCGCCTTCGGCCACGGCCTGTCCTATACACGCTTCGACTGGACGGACCTGAGGGTCGACGTGCAGGAGGCGCCGACGGACGGCGAGTTCCGTCTCGCCTTCACCGTCCGCAACACGGGCGAACGGTCCGGAACCGAGGTCGTGCAGCTGTATCTGCACGACCCCGTCGCCTCCGTCGTCCAGCCGGTGCAGCGTCTCGTCGGCCATGCCCGGGTCGACCTGGAGCCGGGCGAGGCCGTACGTCTGCGTGCCACGGTCCCGGCCGACCTCGCTTCCTTCACCGGACGCGACGGCCGGCGCGTGGTCGAACCGGGAGCGCTGGAACTGCGGTTGGCCGCCTCCAGCGCGGATCACCGCCTCGTCGCCGGGGTCACGCTGACCGGGTCCCCACGGTACCCGGACCACACGCGACGCCTGCGGTCGATGTTCGGCCGGGAGCCGGGCCGCCCGCCGGGAGCCGCCTGACGCCCCGGTGGCTCACAGCACGCCGCGCCGGGCGAGACTGCGCGTCAGCGCACGTATGCCGAACGTCCACGGCGCGGCCTGCTCGCTGGTGACGACGGTGTTGACCAGGGTGCCGAGTCGCGGGCTGGAGATGCGTACGACGTCGCCGTGCTCGTGGGTGAAACCCGACCCCGGTGCCGTCCGGTCCTCGGTGGGGGCGAACAGCGTCCCGGTGAACAGCACGAAGCCGTCGGGGTACTGGTGGTGCGGACCGTGCGTGGCGGCCACCAGGTCCGTGACGTCGCGGCTGATCTCGCGCATGGAGCTGCTGCCGTGCAGTGCGTAGCCCTCCGGGCCGTCGACCCGCAGGCCGACGTCGAGCCCGCGGACGGTGTCGAGGTCGAAGCCGTCGTCGAACAGGCGGATGAACGGGCCGATGGCGCACGAGGCGTTGTTGTCCTTGGCACGGGCCAGCAGCAGCGCGCTGCGTCCCTCGACGTCACGGAGATTGACGTCGTTGCCGAGCGTCGCGCCGCGTACGCGGCCGCGCGAGTCCACGACGAGGACGACCTCGGGCTCGGGGTTGTTCCACACCGAGGCGCCGAGCACTCCGATGTCGGCGCCGATGCCGACCGCGGACAGGACCGGCGCCTTGGTGAACACCTCCGGGTCCGGCCCGATGCCGACCTCCAGGTACGGCGACCACAGACCCTCGGCGACGAGCAGTTCCTTCACCCGGTCCGCCTCGGGCGATCCGGGACGGACACCGTCGAGCGCGCCGCCCACCGCCCGCTCGACACGGGCCCGTACCCGGGCGGCCTGCGACGGATCGCCGCCCGTGCGCTCCTCGATGACGCGTTCCAGCAGGCTCCCGGCGAAGGTCACACCGGCGGCCTTGATCACCTGAAGGTCGACGGGCGCGAGCAGATGGGGAACGTCACGACGGCCGTGGGGTGCTTCGAGCAGTTCGTCCAGGTGCCAGACGCGTCCTCCGTCGGCCTCGCGGACGACGGCCGCCGCGTCGTCGCGTTCCAGGAGGTCGGAGACGGTGGGAACGACGGCCGTCAGGTCGACGACACGCTCTCCGCGCACCGCGGCCACACACGGCCCGTCCCATTCCGGGGCGTGGACGCGTGCCACGAGGGCCGCGCGGTCCGCGTCCTCCGGCAGGACGCAGGAGCCGGTGAGGACCGGACGAGGGTGTACTGCTGCCGATTCCACGATCGATGCTCTCCTGGGTTCGGGGAGTACGGTTCCCGGGGCCGGCCTCAGTGGGAGTCGCGGGGGACGCCGTGTCCACGGCGTCCGCGCAGGAAACCGAAGTCGGCTCCCCGGTCGGCCTGTTCCACGTGCTGCGTGTAGAGCCAGGTGTAGCCGCCGGCGTACTGCTCGGCGGCTGCCCTCCACAGCTGCCGGCGCCGACCGAGCTCGGCGTCGTCCACGTCCAGGTGCAGGGTGCGGTTCGGAACGTCGAGGACGACGGGGTCGCCGTCGCGCACCAGGGCGAGGGGTCCGCCGACGGCGGCCTCCGGCGCCACGTGCAGGACCACCGTCCCGTAGCCCGTGCCGCTCATCCGGCCGTCGCAGACACGCACCAGGTCCTTGACGCCGGCCTTCAGCAGCTTCGCGGGGAGCGGGACGTTGGAGACCTCGGGCATACCGGGGTACCCCTTGGGACCGGCGTTGCGGATGATGACGACGGTGTTCTCGTCGACGTCGAGCTCCGGGTCGTCGACGACCTCGTGGTAGGCCTCCGGGGAGTCGAAGACGCGCGCGGGGCCGCGGTGGGTGAGCAGGTGGGGCGACGCGGCGGACTGCTTGATCACGGCCCCGTCGGGGCACAGGTTGCCGCGGAGCACGGCGATGCCGGTGCCGGCCGGCTGGAAGGGGGCGTCGAGAGGGGTGATGACGTCGGAGCCGACGCGTTCGGCGTGCTCGGTGTTGTCGGCGACGGTGCGTCCGGTGACCGTGATCTGGTCGCCGTGCAGCAACTCGCCCCTGAGCAGCTCGGCCAGGACGGCCGGCAGGCCGCCCGCGTAGCAGAAGTCCTCCATGAGGTACTTGCCGCTGGGCATCAGGTTGACCAGCGTCGGCACCGCGCGGACCAGGTCGTCGAAGTCCGACAGGCTCAACTCGACGCCGACGCGCCCGGCGAGGGCGGTGAGGTGGATGACGGCGTTCGTGGAGCCTCCGACGGCCGCGTTGACCCGGACGGCGTTCTCGAAGGCCTCCCGGGTCAGGATCCGCGAGGGGCGCAGCTCCTCCTCCACCATTTCCACGATGCGTCGCCCGGCCGCCTGCGCGGTCTCCATCCGGCGGGAGTCGACCGCGGGCCAGGCCGCGGAACCGGGCAGCTGCATGCCGAGCGCCTCCGCCACGCAGGCCATCGTCGAGGCGGTCCCCATCGTCATGCAGTGCCCGTTCGAGCGGGCCATGCAGCCTTCCGCGAAGAAGCATTCCTCCTCCGTCATCCGTCCGGCCTTGAGATCCTCCTCGAACTTCCACACGTGGGTGCCGGACCCCACGTCCTGACCCCGGTACTTGCCGTTGAGCATCGGCCCGCCGGTGACCATCACGGCGGGCAGGTCGACGCTGGCGGCGCCCATGAGCATGGCGGGGGTCGTCTTGTCACAGCCGGACAGCAGCACGACCCCGTCGAGCGGGTTGGCCCGGATCAGCTCCTCGACCTCCATCGCCATCAAATTGCGGTACAGCATGGCGGTGGGGCGCATCAGGGTCTCGCCGGTGGCCATGGTGGGGAACTGCAGCGGCAGCCCGCCCGCCTGCCACACGCCGCGTTTGACGGCTTCGGCGACGTGGGTCAGATGGGCGTTGCACGGGGCGAGTTCGGAGGCACTGGTCGCGATGCCGATGACGGGGCGCCCGTCGAACACCTCGTGCCCGAACCCCTGGTTGCGCATCCAGGAGCGGTAGATCATCCCGCTGCGGCCCTGTGCGCCGAACCATGCCTGGCTGCGTCGGCTCGTCCTCTGCCCGTCGGTCATGCGGTCACTCCCGTCGGCTGTGGCGTCGTGCGTCTCACGAAGGGGCGTTCTCGGGTGAAGGTCCGCGGGCCGTACCCTGTGCCACAATCATTAAATGATTCGATGAATGGCGTCCAGGGGGCGGGCAGAGATCGTGGAACACTTCCCCACCACGCACCAGCGTGTGGTCGACGAGCTGGGGCGGCGCGTCGTGGGCGGCGTCTGGAACCCGGGGGACCCGCTGCCCGTCGAGGACGCGCTCGCGGCCGAACTCGGCGTCAGCCGCGGGGTGGTGCGAGAAGCGGTCAAGGCACTGATGGCCAAGGGGATGCTGCGCGTACGACCGCGCACCGGCACCCGGGTGCTGCCTCCGGAGCACTGGAACCATCTCGACCGGGACGTCCTGCGCTGGAAGCAGGACGGGGACGCCGCGTCCCTGCTGCGCGACACGGGCGAACTGCGCCTGATCGTCGAGCCGAAGGCGGCCCGGCTCGCCGCCCACCGGGCCGGAGCCGACGACCTGCGAGTCCTGCACGAGTCGCTGGCCGCCATGGAGGCCGCGGCGGCGGCACCCGGCCGCAGTGGCTACGTCGAGGCCGACCTCGCCTTCCACCGGGCCCTGCTCGCCGCCAGCGGCAACCGTCTCATAGGCTCACTCGGCCGGGCCGTCGAGATCGCCCTGGAGCACAGCTTTCTCATCAGCACGCAGACCCCGGGAGCGGTGGAAGCCTCGTTGCCGGGGCACCGCGCCATCGTCCGGGCCGTCGAGGCCCGCGACCCCGAGGCCGCGGCCGAGGCCGCACTGGCCCTGATCGAAGCCGCCGAACGAGAGATCGCCCAGTCACCGGGCATGCCGAACGCGACCCCGGGCGACGCCGGATGACCTGCCGCCGCTGAGACCTGCGAGCGCCGCGGGAGACGGCCGCCCCCGCCTGCCCCGGGCACCCCCGCTCAGGGGCGCCCGGGGCAGCACGGCTCAGGGGTACTGCACCACCTTCGACGGCACCGTGTCCGTCCCCGACGTGGGCGACCCCGTGTCGTTGATGACGCACTCGTACTGCCCCTGGCCGCCCAGCGACACCACGAGCAGCCCGTGGAAGCGCACGCCGGGCCGGTTCGGCGCCGCGAAGCCGTGGTGCTGCACGATGGACGGGTTCACGTTGTAGTAGCAGTAGCTGCCCAGACCCCAGCCCTCGTGCTCGGTGACGCCGTCCCCGACCTTGTAGGCCGCGTACCCCTTGACCGAGCCGTTCTGGACGGCCGCCTGGTCGGGGGCGTCGTACGCCTTCTCGTTCTGGAAGAAGACCGTGCGGCCGCGCTCACCGTTCCACTGCACGTCGTACTTGTTGAAGTGCTCCACGAACAGGCCGGTGATCAGCACGTCGTCGCCGTTCACGACCACGCCGTAGTCGGCCCGGTTGGTCTCCCAGCCGACGCCGTCACCGTGGTCGGCACGCCACACCCAGGTGTGGTCGACCACGGTGTGCCGACTGTTGACGACCAGGCTGGTCGTCGCCCTGCCGGGGCCCGCCCCGCCGATCCGGACGAACACGTCCTGGACCGTGGTCGGATTGGCCGAGTGGTCCGCGGACGCGCCCTCCGGCCCGACCTCCAGCAGCGTCGCCGAGTTGACCGGGCCCGCGTCGACCAGGAACCCGGCCAGGCGTACGCCGTCCACGTCCGCGACCCTCAGAGCGGTCACGCCGTCGTCGGGGATGAGCGTGGCGTAGCCGAGACCCAGGACGACCGTGCCCGCGCGGTTCACGTCGAGCGTGCGGTCCAGGTGGTAGATCCCGGGTGTCAGCAGCAGGTGCAGGCCCTCTTCCAGGGCCTGGTTGAGGGTGGCCGCAGAGTCCCCTGGCCCGGCCACGTAGAACTGGGAGAGTGGCAGCGAGGTGCCGCGCGGGGTGCCGTTGCCCCAGGAGACGCCGCGGGCGTCGGTGCGCTTCTCCGGCAGGAACACCCGGTACTCGTCGCCGTCGACGTACAGGAACGGCTTCTCCCGGGAGACGGGCGTCGTCTCCAGCGTGGTGTACGGCGGCTCGGGGAAACTCTGCGCGGGCGCTCCCTCCACGCCGGAGAAGACCATGTTCCACACGGCGTTGAGCCAGCCGCCGACCGAACTGTCCCGGGTGTACCACTGCTGCTGCGAGTACGGGCCGACCTCGCCGTCGATCCTGCTGTCGGCGATGTAGCCGCCGCTGGCCCAACCGTAGCCGTCGGGGGCGAGGTTGAGGCCGCCGCGCACGTGCATGCGCCGGAAGGGCGCCGCCTGGGAGACCGCCCAGCGGTTGGTGCCGCTGACCGGGACCAGGGCGAGGTTCTCCGCCGAACGCCAGAAGTTCTGCGTGGCGTTGCCGTCGAACCATCCGGCGTCGACCGTGACGTCGCCGTTGATGGTGGTGTCGTCGGGGGACAGGCCGAGGCCCGCGATCGAGGTGTAGAAGCCGAGTTGGGCGTTGAGGCCGCTGTACGTGCCGGGCTTGAACAGCAGCGCGTAGCGGCCGGTGCCGAACTGGGCCGACTCCTGCTGCTTGAAGATCTCGTCCAGTCGGCCCTGGATGTTCGCCGTGGACGGGTCGAAGACGATGACACTCGGACCCAGGTCGCCGCCGCCGGGCAGGGCACGCGGGCCGTGGGGGGAGTCGGCCGAACCGGAGCCGGAGCCGGAGCCGGAAGCAACGGCCGCGGACGCGGACGTGGCGCCGGCCAGCGACGCCAGCACGGGTGCCGCGGCGGCCGCACCGAGCAGGCTGCGGCGCCGTACTCCGGCAGGCTCGGAGGCGGAGGAGGGCGTGGGGGAAGAGGGCATGGGGGGCAGCTCTCCTTGTTCGGAAAGTGAACGATGTGGGGGTGGGGGGAGCGCTCTCTGGATGTGCATGCTTCATCTGTCGGCACGGACACGTCAAGAGTTGCGACCGCTTCGGGTGCGCTGTGTTCAACAAGTGGGGGCGCGGGGCAGGTTGATCGGCCCGCCGTTCCTTCTGTCGAATCCCTTGACACCTTCCCGCCGGGCCCCAACACTCCGACTCGGGAGAGCGCTCTCCGAGAATGTCCCCCCGACCCCTTTCCAGGAGGTCTCCATGTCACGGAGATCGAAAGTTCTGTCCGGCACCCTCGTCGCGAGCGCGTTACTGCTGGCCTCGGTCGGCATCGGCACGGTCGCCGCCGGCGCGGACACCCCGGCGCCCGCTTCCTCGGCCGGTGCCGCGCATCCCGCGCACGCCGTGCAGGCGGCCCGAGTGGGGCACACCATGGCCGTCTCGAACGCCGCTTCGCCCGAAGACCCGGACGGCGACGGCTACATCCCCGCGAACCCGCCGGTCACCGGTGTCACCCCGTCGACCGCGGAACCGCCCCACCGCTACTTCCACGAGTTCCAGGCCAACTGCGCGGTCAGTCACACGGCGCCCGACGACCCGATCGTCTTCCCGCAGCAGCCCGGCAAGTCGCACGACCACACGTTCATGGGCAACACGACGACCGACGCGAACAGCACCACGGCCTCGCTCGACGCCGGGGCCACCACCTGCCTCGCGCCCGGCGACCGGTCCGGGTACTGGATGCCGACCATGTACGACGGCGACCGTCCGGTGCTTCCCGTGGGCCCCCAGACCATCTACTACAAGGCCGGCGTCACCGACTACACCAGCGTGCGGCCCTTCCCGAAGGGGCTGCGCTACGTCGTCGCAAGCCCCATGCAGAGCGCCCAGGACTTCCGCGACCACCCGGGCTTCGTCGAGGGCTGGGAGTGCGGCGACAGCTTCTTCAACGTCGACTTCCCGGCAGACTGCCCCGAACGCCAGGACGTCCAGGTCAACATCCGCTTCCAGGCCCCCAGTTGCTGGGACGGCAGGAACCTGGACACGCCGGACCACAAGAGCCACATGGCGTATCCGGTGGTCAACCCGGGGACCAACAACAACATCTGCCCGGCCGACCACCCGGTCGCCCTGCCGATGATCGAGTTCAAGATGGCCTTCCCGGTCAACGGCGATCTCTCCCAGGTGCGGCTGGCCAGTGGCGCGAGCTACTCGTTCCACTACGACTTCTTCAACGCCTGGGACGCGCCCACCCTCGACGCCATGGTCGGCCACTGCATCGTCGGCGGACTGCAGTGCGACGCGCGCGGCTACGACCAGACCCACCCGGAGGCCGGAGCGGCACTGAACGAGCACTACGAACTGCCCTGACCCCACCGCGCCACTTCCCCCGACTCCCCACCCACCCGCGCCCCATCCCACCGAACCGGCCCGGCCGTCCACGCCCCGCCACGGCCGGGCCCCCTCCCCGCACGAGCGGCAGACCGGAGACGCACCCCCATGAGCCGACCCCGCACGCCCACCCGCAGACTCAGCCCCACCCGCAGACTCACCGCCCCCCTGACCGCCGGCCTGCTCACCGTCGGCGCCCTCACCGCCCTCCCCGCGGCACAGGCGCACGCCGCCGGCAGCGTCGTGAAGGTCACCGGAAGCCAGGGCGACTGGCAACTGACCGTCGACGGCAGCCCGTACACGGTCAAGGGCCTCACCTGGGGCCCGTCACCCGCCGACGCCGACCGCTACATGCCCGACCTGGCGTCCATGGGCGTCAACACCATCCGCACCTGGGGCACCGACGCGAGCAGCCGCCCGCTCCTCGACTCCGCCGCCGCACACGGAGTCAAGGTCATCGCCGGATTCTGGCTCCAGCCCGGTGGCGGACCGGGCAGCGGCGGCTGCGTCGACTACCTGACCGACACCGCGTACAAGGACCAGATGCTGGCCGAGTTCCCGCGCTGGGTCCAGGAGTACAGGGACCACCCCGGCGTCCTGATGTGGAACGTCGGCAACGAGTCGGTGCTCGGCCTCCAGAACTGCTACAGCGGTGACGAGCTGGAGCGCCAGCGCGACGCGTACACCACCTTCGTCAACGACGTCACCAAG is a genomic window containing:
- a CDS encoding fumarylacetoacetate hydrolase family protein encodes the protein MESAAVHPRPVLTGSCVLPEDADRAALVARVHAPEWDGPCVAAVRGERVVDLTAVVPTVSDLLERDDAAAVVREADGGRVWHLDELLEAPHGRRDVPHLLAPVDLQVIKAAGVTFAGSLLERVIEERTGGDPSQAARVRARVERAVGGALDGVRPGSPEADRVKELLVAEGLWSPYLEVGIGPDPEVFTKAPVLSAVGIGADIGVLGASVWNNPEPEVVLVVDSRGRVRGATLGNDVNLRDVEGRSALLLARAKDNNASCAIGPFIRLFDDGFDLDTVRGLDVGLRVDGPEGYALHGSSSMREISRDVTDLVAATHGPHHQYPDGFVLFTGTLFAPTEDRTAPGSGFTHEHGDVVRISSPRLGTLVNTVVTSEQAAPWTFGIRALTRSLARRGVL
- a CDS encoding FadR/GntR family transcriptional regulator; translated protein: MASRGRAEIVEHFPTTHQRVVDELGRRVVGGVWNPGDPLPVEDALAAELGVSRGVVREAVKALMAKGMLRVRPRTGTRVLPPEHWNHLDRDVLRWKQDGDAASLLRDTGELRLIVEPKAARLAAHRAGADDLRVLHESLAAMEAAAAAPGRSGYVEADLAFHRALLAASGNRLIGSLGRAVEIALEHSFLISTQTPGAVEASLPGHRAIVRAVEARDPEAAAEAALALIEAAEREIAQSPGMPNATPGDAG
- a CDS encoding IlvD/Edd family dehydratase, translating into MTDGQRTSRRSQAWFGAQGRSGMIYRSWMRNQGFGHEVFDGRPVIGIATSASELAPCNAHLTHVAEAVKRGVWQAGGLPLQFPTMATGETLMRPTAMLYRNLMAMEVEELIRANPLDGVVLLSGCDKTTPAMLMGAASVDLPAVMVTGGPMLNGKYRGQDVGSGTHVWKFEEDLKAGRMTEEECFFAEGCMARSNGHCMTMGTASTMACVAEALGMQLPGSAAWPAVDSRRMETAQAAGRRIVEMVEEELRPSRILTREAFENAVRVNAAVGGSTNAVIHLTALAGRVGVELSLSDFDDLVRAVPTLVNLMPSGKYLMEDFCYAGGLPAVLAELLRGELLHGDQITVTGRTVADNTEHAERVGSDVITPLDAPFQPAGTGIAVLRGNLCPDGAVIKQSAASPHLLTHRGPARVFDSPEAYHEVVDDPELDVDENTVVIIRNAGPKGYPGMPEVSNVPLPAKLLKAGVKDLVRVCDGRMSGTGYGTVVLHVAPEAAVGGPLALVRDGDPVVLDVPNRTLHLDVDDAELGRRRQLWRAAAEQYAGGYTWLYTQHVEQADRGADFGFLRGRRGHGVPRDSH
- a CDS encoding coagulation factor 5/8 type domain-containing protein — its product is MPSSPTPSSASEPAGVRRRSLLGAAAAAPVLASLAGATSASAAVASGSGSGSGSADSPHGPRALPGGGDLGPSVIVFDPSTANIQGRLDEIFKQQESAQFGTGRYALLFKPGTYSGLNAQLGFYTSIAGLGLSPDDTTINGDVTVDAGWFDGNATQNFWRSAENLALVPVSGTNRWAVSQAAPFRRMHVRGGLNLAPDGYGWASGGYIADSRIDGEVGPYSQQQWYTRDSSVGGWLNAVWNMVFSGVEGAPAQSFPEPPYTTLETTPVSREKPFLYVDGDEYRVFLPEKRTDARGVSWGNGTPRGTSLPLSQFYVAGPGDSAATLNQALEEGLHLLLTPGIYHLDRTLDVNRAGTVVLGLGYATLIPDDGVTALRVADVDGVRLAGFLVDAGPVNSATLLEVGPEGASADHSANPTTVQDVFVRIGGAGPGRATTSLVVNSRHTVVDHTWVWRADHGDGVGWETNRADYGVVVNGDDVLITGLFVEHFNKYDVQWNGERGRTVFFQNEKAYDAPDQAAVQNGSVKGYAAYKVGDGVTEHEGWGLGSYCYYNVNPSIVQHHGFAAPNRPGVRFHGLLVVSLGGQGQYECVINDTGSPTSGTDTVPSKVVQYP
- a CDS encoding DUF1996 domain-containing protein, with product MSRRSKVLSGTLVASALLLASVGIGTVAAGADTPAPASSAGAAHPAHAVQAARVGHTMAVSNAASPEDPDGDGYIPANPPVTGVTPSTAEPPHRYFHEFQANCAVSHTAPDDPIVFPQQPGKSHDHTFMGNTTTDANSTTASLDAGATTCLAPGDRSGYWMPTMYDGDRPVLPVGPQTIYYKAGVTDYTSVRPFPKGLRYVVASPMQSAQDFRDHPGFVEGWECGDSFFNVDFPADCPERQDVQVNIRFQAPSCWDGRNLDTPDHKSHMAYPVVNPGTNNNICPADHPVALPMIEFKMAFPVNGDLSQVRLASGASYSFHYDFFNAWDAPTLDAMVGHCIVGGLQCDARGYDQTHPEAGAALNEHYELP